A window from Citrus sinensis cultivar Valencia sweet orange chromosome 3, DVS_A1.0, whole genome shotgun sequence encodes these proteins:
- the LOC102630850 gene encoding inhibitor of trypsin and hageman factor-like, with product MKNSVLALAFFVFLFAFAAKPSLAARHEPLVLHSDGQELLTATSNCDIVTPFECNGKSSWPELVGVNGEIAAATIQIENPNVHAIIILKGTPVTPDFRCDRVRVVVDKYEKVVQVPRIG from the exons ATGAAGAACTCAGTACTAGCACTAGCATTCTTCGTCTTTCTCTTTGCCTTTGCTGCAAAACCATCTTTGGCTGCTCGTCATGAGCCTTTAGTGCTTCATTCTGATGGCCAGGAGCTCCTCACGGCTACCAGCAATTGCGATATCGTAACTCCATTTGAGTGTAATG GCAAGAGCTCATGGCCAGAACTGGTTGGTGTAAACGGGGAGATTGCTGCTGCTACGATACAGATAGAGAATCCTAATGTTCATGCAATCATAATACTTAAGGGAACTCCAGTTACACCAGATTTTCGTTGTGATCGGGTTCGAGTTGTGGTTGACAAATATGAGAAGGTGGTTCAAGTTCCTCGGATTGGCTGA